The following coding sequences lie in one Pseudomonadota bacterium genomic window:
- a CDS encoding sigma-54 dependent transcriptional regulator: MDIFSLFIIDDDQTIVDGVLFALEGQYRITAFGNAEDALDALSKNQPDLILLDIGLPGMDGIQALREIKGKYPDILVIMITAFEEVKPVIAAMKMGAHDYVVKPLHIETLEINIENALSSIRLRKEIQSLQESSLHECVPCFIGESREFRSIMEFVKKVAKSTDTPVLILGETGTGKELIAQTIHYRSPNFKNRLVTVNCASIPNGLIESELFGYEKGAFTGASSSGKKGLIEEAAGGTLFLDEVGDMNLDTQAKLLRFLESGEYFRVGGTRSCKAKTRVISATNRNLMQMIDDGTFREDLFYRLGVIKVELPSLQDRREDIISLSKFFLIDFNRKFKKEIRGISPEAEEALRNHPWHGNIRELKNIVERGILISEGPELTLEDLGLTGSRRNRRLSDPERPASLPPEGVNLTELLEGIERDYIEKALARANGNESQAARFLSLNHHTFRYRRKKLMKN; this comes from the coding sequence ATGGATATATTTTCTCTCTTTATCATTGACGATGACCAGACCATAGTTGACGGGGTTCTCTTTGCTCTTGAAGGTCAATACCGGATCACCGCATTCGGCAATGCCGAGGATGCCCTCGATGCGCTCTCGAAAAACCAGCCCGATCTGATCCTGCTCGACATCGGTTTGCCGGGAATGGACGGGATTCAGGCGTTGCGTGAAATTAAAGGCAAATACCCCGACATTCTGGTCATTATGATCACCGCCTTTGAAGAGGTGAAACCGGTGATCGCGGCCATGAAGATGGGCGCCCATGACTATGTGGTGAAACCGCTGCACATCGAAACCCTTGAGATCAACATCGAAAACGCACTCAGTTCGATACGTCTGCGGAAGGAAATTCAAAGCCTCCAGGAAAGCTCTCTGCATGAATGTGTTCCATGTTTCATTGGCGAATCTCGGGAATTCCGGAGCATCATGGAATTCGTAAAGAAAGTGGCCAAAAGCACCGATACTCCGGTTCTGATCCTCGGCGAAACCGGCACCGGCAAAGAGCTGATTGCCCAAACCATCCACTATCGAAGCCCCAACTTCAAAAACAGGCTGGTTACCGTAAATTGCGCTTCTATCCCCAATGGACTGATTGAAAGCGAACTTTTCGGCTATGAAAAAGGGGCCTTTACCGGTGCGTCGAGTTCCGGGAAAAAAGGGCTGATTGAGGAGGCTGCCGGTGGCACTCTCTTCCTCGATGAAGTCGGGGACATGAATCTTGATACCCAGGCAAAATTACTGCGTTTTCTGGAATCGGGCGAATATTTCAGAGTCGGCGGCACCCGTTCCTGCAAGGCAAAAACCAGGGTGATCTCCGCCACCAACAGAAATCTCATGCAGATGATCGACGACGGGACCTTCAGGGAAGATCTTTTTTACCGTCTCGGGGTAATCAAAGTAGAACTTCCTTCGTTGCAGGACCGACGGGAAGACATCATCAGCCTCAGCAAATTTTTCCTGATCGATTTCAACCGCAAATTCAAAAAAGAGATCAGGGGAATATCACCGGAAGCTGAAGAAGCCCTGCGCAATCACCCATGGCACGGCAATATCCGTGAGTTGAAAAATATTGTCGAAAGAGGAATTCTGATCAGTGAGGGGCCTGAATTGACCCTCGAAGATCTCGGTCTGACCGGAAGTCGAAGAAACCGGAGACTTTCCGACCCTGAACGCCCCGCCTCTTTACCCCCTGAAGGCGTAAATCTCACCGAGCTGCTTGAAGGGATTGAAAGAGACTATATCGAGAAAGCCCTTGCCAGGGCCAACGGCAATGAAAGTCAGGCTGCCCGTTTTCTTTCATTAAACCATCACACCTTTCGCTACCGCAGGAAGAAGCTGATGAAAAATTAG
- a CDS encoding sodium:proton antiporter — MDIIHITAILITVSALFSYINYRFIRLPTAIGLMAITMALSIILMVLVGVGVNAVATVAQFVSKIDFHDTLMEGMLSFLLFAAALDVDLGDLAKQKWTILGLATGGVIISTALIGTAIRVLLGLFGVKISLAYALLFGALISPTDPIAVMGILKKAGIPKSLETKVAGESLFNDGVGVVVFLVVLGIATGGHELNGADIALLFLQEAAGGLLLGLLLGYLCYRLLVSVDQYQVEVLLTLALVMGGYSLANALHLSGPLAMVVAGLMIGNQGRMFAMSKHTRTNLDSFWHLTDYILNAVLFVLIGLEVLILDFDHTDLWIAPLAIIVALLGRFISIAGLISMMRPFRHFTDNVVKIMTWGGLRGGISVALALSIPTGDERNLILVMTYSVVVFSILVQGLTIEKLVRPGK; from the coding sequence ATGGATATCATTCACATAACAGCTATTCTGATCACTGTCTCAGCGCTCTTCAGTTACATTAATTACCGTTTTATCAGGTTGCCGACCGCCATCGGCCTGATGGCGATCACCATGGCTCTCTCAATCATTCTGATGGTTCTGGTCGGGGTGGGAGTAAATGCGGTGGCGACCGTGGCGCAGTTTGTCTCGAAAATCGATTTCCACGACACCCTGATGGAGGGGATGCTCAGTTTTCTTCTGTTCGCCGCCGCACTCGATGTGGACCTTGGGGATCTGGCGAAACAGAAATGGACCATTCTCGGGCTCGCCACCGGCGGGGTCATCATCTCAACCGCACTGATCGGGACCGCAATCCGGGTGCTGCTTGGCCTGTTCGGGGTCAAAATCAGCCTTGCCTACGCCCTGCTCTTCGGCGCGCTCATCTCACCCACCGATCCCATTGCCGTCATGGGAATTTTAAAAAAGGCCGGGATCCCGAAATCCCTGGAAACCAAGGTGGCCGGGGAATCTTTATTCAATGACGGGGTGGGAGTGGTGGTTTTTCTGGTCGTCCTCGGGATCGCCACCGGCGGACATGAGCTCAATGGTGCGGATATTGCCCTGCTGTTTCTGCAGGAAGCGGCAGGCGGCCTCTTGCTGGGGCTCTTGCTCGGATATCTCTGCTACCGGCTACTGGTTTCGGTGGACCAGTATCAGGTGGAAGTGCTCCTGACCCTGGCCCTGGTCATGGGCGGCTATTCCCTGGCGAATGCCCTGCACCTGTCCGGCCCTCTGGCCATGGTGGTCGCCGGACTGATGATCGGCAACCAGGGCCGGATGTTCGCCATGAGCAAACACACCCGGACCAACCTCGACTCGTTCTGGCATCTCACTGACTACATTCTGAACGCGGTGCTCTTCGTCCTCATCGGACTGGAAGTGCTGATTCTCGATTTCGATCACACCGATCTCTGGATCGCCCCCCTGGCGATCATCGTCGCCCTGCTGGGGCGCTTCATCAGTATCGCCGGCTTGATCAGCATGATGCGTCCTTTCAGGCACTTTACCGACAATGTTGTCAAGATCATGACCTGGGGGGGGCTGCGTGGCGGAATTTCAGTGGCGCTGGCACTCTCGATACCGACGGGAGACGAACGGAACCTGATTCTGGTGATGACTTACTCGGTGGTGGTCTTCTCCATTCTGGTGCAGGGCTTGACCATCGAAAAGCTGGTCCGGCCTGGAAAGTAG
- the arfB gene encoding aminoacyl-tRNA hydrolase, with product MFTISDTLSIPLSQIEISQIRASGPGGQNVNKVSSAVHLRFDISASSLPEAIRERLLHIRDRRISAEGVVIIKAQRSRSFEANREDGLGRLRELILKATVVQPKRRPTKPTKGSKTKRLDGKTRRGQTKKLRGKVVD from the coding sequence ATGTTTACCATTTCAGACACATTATCGATTCCCCTGAGCCAGATTGAGATAAGCCAGATCCGCGCCAGCGGGCCTGGTGGCCAGAATGTCAACAAGGTCTCCTCGGCGGTGCATCTCCGTTTTGATATATCGGCCTCTTCGCTGCCGGAAGCGATCCGGGAGCGGCTTTTGCACATCCGGGACCGGAGGATAAGCGCTGAGGGCGTTGTCATCATCAAGGCGCAACGCTCGAGAAGCTTCGAGGCGAACCGGGAGGACGGTCTCGGGAGATTGAGAGAGCTGATTCTCAAGGCGACGGTTGTGCAACCAAAGCGAAGGCCGACCAAACCTACGAAGGGGTCCAAAACCAAGCGACTGGACGGCAAGACCAGGCGCGGCCAGACGAAAAAACTCAGGGGAAAGGTGGTTGATTAG
- a CDS encoding nicotinamide mononucleotide transporter family protein, whose product MTGTWCNIQKNPVCWVFWSVANFGWIVVFMSREMGAETTLFVVYLTLSVYGFRRWQKEGRLCPKTHPVRTPQLNGRPHSP is encoded by the coding sequence GTGACCGGCACCTGGTGCAACATCCAAAAGAATCCGGTTTGCTGGGTGTTCTGGTCCGTTGCCAATTTCGGCTGGATCGTGGTCTTCATGAGCAGGGAGATGGGGGCCGAAACAACTCTTTTTGTTGTTTACCTCACTCTTTCGGTTTATGGTTTCCGGCGATGGCAGAAAGAAGGAAGACTCTGCCCGAAAACCCATCCCGTCAGGACACCCCAACTTAATGGACGACCGCATTCACCATAA
- a CDS encoding SprT-like domain-containing protein, with product MDDRIHHKYSGFWARQLHLEFENICWQYGLDLLPPVFEITGNTSRIGSWQAGTRTIRLSAELIIGQPWDTTVNVLKHEIAHQICSEIFSADTTSHGEQFGKACDLLGLPPGFRKAKGSLESLGNTGNNSTASHNAGRIITRVHKLLALAGSANSNEASLAMQKANEAIRKYNLELLQGDREQNHTYTIIHLNAGRIKGYQRQICAILRDFFFVKIITSSSYHPLKNKKYRTIEILGSTENVAIAEHCYHFLENRLKTLWGKEKHKFRAHARTEKNSYYLGLLKGFAEKLSAEKKEWDAKLPSGGDGEKIRALMLVEDKCLDGYVARRFPKLKTTACRGTRICRNTFDDGVRTGRKITVHKCVTSTMGYLGNLLSR from the coding sequence ATGGACGACCGCATTCACCATAAATACTCCGGTTTCTGGGCCAGACAGCTTCATCTTGAATTTGAGAACATCTGCTGGCAATACGGACTGGATCTTCTGCCGCCCGTTTTCGAAATAACCGGCAATACCAGCCGCATCGGCTCCTGGCAGGCCGGGACCAGAACCATCCGGCTCAGCGCGGAACTGATCATCGGTCAGCCGTGGGACACCACGGTCAATGTCCTGAAACATGAGATCGCCCATCAGATCTGCTCTGAAATCTTTAGCGCGGACACCACCTCGCACGGTGAGCAGTTCGGAAAAGCCTGTGACCTGCTCGGCCTGCCCCCGGGATTCCGCAAAGCCAAAGGAAGCCTGGAAAGCCTTGGGAATACCGGGAACAACAGCACGGCAAGCCACAATGCCGGGCGGATCATCACCAGAGTACACAAGCTTCTGGCCCTGGCCGGATCGGCAAACAGCAACGAAGCGTCTCTCGCCATGCAGAAGGCCAACGAGGCGATCAGGAAGTACAATCTTGAGCTGTTGCAGGGTGATCGGGAACAGAATCACACCTACACCATCATCCACCTCAACGCTGGCCGGATCAAAGGATACCAGAGACAGATCTGCGCCATCCTCCGGGACTTCTTCTTTGTCAAGATCATCACCTCCAGCTCCTACCATCCCTTGAAAAACAAAAAATACCGAACCATTGAAATTCTGGGCAGCACGGAAAACGTGGCCATTGCCGAACACTGTTACCACTTTCTTGAGAACAGACTCAAAACCCTCTGGGGAAAAGAAAAACACAAGTTCAGGGCACACGCCAGAACAGAAAAAAACAGCTATTATCTGGGGCTGCTGAAAGGATTCGCAGAAAAACTGTCCGCCGAGAAGAAAGAGTGGGATGCGAAACTGCCTTCCGGCGGCGACGGAGAAAAGATCAGAGCCCTGATGCTCGTGGAAGATAAATGTCTCGACGGCTATGTCGCCAGACGATTCCCGAAGTTGAAAACCACCGCCTGCCGCGGCACCAGAATATGCAGGAATACATTCGACGACGGGGTGCGGACCGGTCGGAAAATAACCGTCCACAAATGTGTCACCTCAACAATGGGGTATCTGGGGAACCTGCTCTCCCGCTGA
- a CDS encoding cytochrome C → MKSPFPLFSFFMGIFLIATAAFALAKEPLPREHPEKLPRGNPVCTDCHDAANDSISFKRFNHTLYFTENHKFEANQGSEVCSMCHRESFCADCHAADVELKPSIRNQSDTYRRTPHRGDYLARHRIDGRIDPTSCFRCHGNPKAAERCASCHG, encoded by the coding sequence ATGAAATCACCATTCCCCCTCTTCTCTTTTTTTATGGGAATATTCCTGATCGCAACGGCTGCTTTCGCGCTCGCAAAAGAGCCGCTGCCAAGGGAACATCCCGAAAAACTGCCCCGGGGCAATCCGGTCTGCACTGATTGCCACGATGCGGCGAACGACAGCATATCCTTCAAACGTTTCAACCACACGTTGTACTTTACCGAAAACCATAAGTTTGAAGCGAACCAGGGCAGCGAGGTCTGCAGCATGTGTCATCGGGAGAGTTTCTGCGCCGACTGCCATGCCGCCGATGTGGAATTGAAACCCTCCATCAGAAACCAGTCCGACACCTATCGCCGAACTCCGCATCGTGGAGACTACCTGGCGCGCCACCGGATCGACGGTCGGATCGACCCGACTTCCTGTTTCAGGTGTCACGGCAATCCGAAAGCTGCTGAACGCTGCGCCAGCTGTCATGGATAA